Below is a genomic region from Deltaproteobacteria bacterium.
TCCACCCTCCTCCACGGGCCTCGGCGCCTCGGGCATCATCTCGCTTATGAGCTTCCTGAATTCGAGCTCTGAAAGGAGCGGGCCGAGGGCGGCATAGTCAGGCCCCGAGTATCTCAATTCCTCAAGCTCGCATTCAAGAGGGACATCGGGATTGAGCGTCACGATCTGGAGCGAGAGCGAGGCCTGCTCCCTGTTAGATATGAGGTTTTCCTTTAATTTAGGTTTGGAAATACTCTCTATATTTTCATAAATCCCATCAACAGAGCCGAATTCGTTTATGAGCTTGGCTGCGGTTTTGATGCCAACGCCCGGTACGCCCGGTACGCTGTCGGTAGCGTCACCGGAAAGGGCCAGGAGGTCCCTTATCCGCTCCGGGCCGACCCCGAACTTATCCCTGACCTCAGAGGGGCCGTACTCCTTCCCTGTCATGTAGTCGAGTATCACGGTATTGTCGTCGACGAGCTGGTACATGTCCTTGTCGCCCGTTATGATTGCGAGCTTCACGCCCGCTGCCTCGAACTTTTTTACCAGGGTGGCTATGACGTCGTCCGCCTCGAAGGAGGCCATCTCGATAGACCGTATGTTCAATGCCCTGGCCATCTGCTTCACATACGGGACCTGGAGGGAGAGGCTGTCGGGCATGGGGGGCCTCTCGGCCTTGTAACCAGGCATGAGCCCGTGCCTGAACGAGGGGCCCTTTACGTCGAACGCTATCACAATGTACTCTGGTTTGAAGTCGTTTAGTATCTTCCGGAGCGACTGCGTAAAACCGTATACCGCGTTCGTCGGGAGCCCCTTGGAATTGGTGAAGGTGGAAGGGATGGCGTGGAAGGCCCGGTACATTATCGAGCTTCCGTCTATTATGAAAAGCCTGTTACCCGTATTATCAGTCATGCTCCATTGACAGCCCCGGCAGCAGCTGTATATACTTTGTCATGGCCAGGGCGCTCCTATTCCTTATCTTTCTACTCCTCCCCTCACCCGTGTGGGCCCAGAGAGACGCGGTCTCTACCGCATTTAACATTGTAGAGAATTTCCATAAAGAAGCAAACATATTAATGGGCGGAGCTGGCCTGCCGGAAGTCTCGCCCGCCGAGAAGGAACGGGCCGTCTCAGAGCTAAGGACCGTCCGTATTACGGAGCGGCCAGGGAGAAGCAGGCTCGAGCGGGTGCACGGGATTGTAGACGCCTACACCAACCGGGTGCTTGGCATGGTCGAAGCCCGGCTTGAAGGGGTGCGGGGCGAAAAAGAAGAGTATCTGAGAGAGGGTGTCAAAAGGCTGAATGCCCTCAGGTTCGACGAGCTTACGCGCCTTCGCGGCACGCTCGCCATAGAGGAGCCGTCAAACGGAAGGAGGCCCGAACTCCCCTTCTCCTTCGACCCCACCCCGCCTCACGAGAGGCCCTCGCCTCCGGACGGCCCGCCCGGCATACTGTACCGATAGATAACTCGGCAAAAAAACGGGAACGCGGGTTCAGATGCAGCCCCTTGGTGCAATCCGAAGCTCTCAAAAAGCTCAAGATGCAAGAGTCGAAAAATGAGGCATGAGGCTTACTTTTTTGTACGCCGCCATGCGAATTTTGAAGATGATGAAGCAGATTGTTTTTTTTCAGCAGCCTGCTAAATAAAAAAAGCCCCCGCCACTAAAGGCGGGGGCTATAAGATAAATCCGATTCAAGCCCGGTAATCAACCCCGGCGGGAGGGCCTCCTGAAGCCTCCCGGACTATTGAAACGGCTATTCCCCGCGCTTCTCTGATGCGCCGCGGCCCTGGGCGCGGAAGGCTCAGAGGCGTCCTGCTGAAAACCCGGCACCTCCTCTACGGGTATCTTACGGCCGAGGAGGCGCTGTATGTTCGTGAGATATTCCTTTTCGTCGGCGGAGACGAGCGATAGCGCGGTGCCTCCGGCCCCGGCACGCCCGGTCCGGCCGATCCGGTGTATATAGTCTTCGGGGATATTGGGGAGGTCGTAATTCACGACGTGCGGGAGGCTCTCTATATCAAGGCCCCTGGCCGCGATGTCCGTAGCTACAAGCACCCTCACCGAGCCGTTCTTGAACTCGGAAAGGGCCCTGGTGCGGGCCGACTGGCTCTTATTCCCGTGGATGGCCGTCGAGTTTATGCCGTCCTTCAAGAGCTGCTCCGCGAGCCTGTTCGCGCCGTGCTTGGTGCGGGTGAAAACGAGGGCCTGGCGCCAGCCGCCGGATTTAACGAGGTGCGAGAGGAGCTCCCTTTTCCGGGTCTGCTTAACCGGATGCACAACCTGGGAGACCGCCTCGGCAGGAGTGTTCCTCCGCGCGGCCTCCAGGACGGCAGGCTCATGCAGTAGCCCATCCGCGAGGCGCTTTATTTCGTCATTGTAGGTCGCGGAGAAGAGGAGGTTCTGCCGCCTTCCGGGAAGGAGCTTCAATACGCGGCGTATGTCGTGTATGAAGCCCATGTCGAGCATGCGGTCCGCCTCGTCGAGGACGAGTATCTCTACCTCCGAGAGGTTAACCGTCCTCTGCCCCGCGTGGTCGAGGAGGCGGCCAGGGGTGGCGACGAGTATGTCCACCCCGCGGCGGAGCTCATCTATCTGGGGGTTTATGCCCACGCCGCCGTAAATGACAGCAGCCCTCAAGCGGAGGTTCTTGCCGTAGGTCCGCACACTTTCTCCGACCTGCGCGGCAAGCTCACGGGTGGGTGTGAGGACAAGGGCCCTGGGCGCCCTGCCTCTTTCCTCGCGCCTCGTCCGGCTCAGAAGTTCGAGCATCGGGAGCGTGAAAGCGGCGGTCTTTCCTGTGCCGGTCTGGGCGCCCGCCATTACGTCTCGGCCTTCGAGGATAACGGGGATGGTCTTGGCCTGGATGGGTGTGGGGTCAGTATAGCCCTCCCCTTCCACGGCTTTCAGCAGTTCGGCCCTCAAGCCGAGTAGATCAAATGACATGACAAATTACTCCGGAAACAGCCTACCCAATAATGGGCCGGTCTAGGCGGGATCGTTTAAAGGTTATTCTGGGTGAGGTTGATGTAAGGGAGGCCAACCATGACACAGCTTGCGCCGACCGAATGGCGACAAGAAATAAAAACAGAGTACCATAACACCAAAAATTACAAAGGGCAAGCATAAAATGAAGCCGCTTGAAAAGAGGATCGCCGGGATGTTACAAATCTCGATAGGGGGCGACTGGGAAGACCATGACTCACCTTTCGAAAATTGAAGCTACGGCGGGATGTATAAGGCCCATCTCGCGCACCACGGAGGACGTATGAGCGGCGTCTGGCTCGCGCTCGGGCTTACTCTTTTCGCCGGAATGGCTACGGGCATCGGTAGCGCCATAGCCTTCTTCGCCAAACGGACCAATTACCGCTTTCTTTCGGTCTCGACAGGCTTCTCGGCCGGGGTAATGCTCTATGTCTCGTTCGTCGAGATACTCTTAAAGGGCGGTAACGCTTTGACCGAGGCTTACGGAGACTACTGGGGGCACTGGGCGAACGCGGGCTCGTTCTTCGGCGGCATCCTTTTCATCGGCGCTATCGACAACCTCATCCCTGCTGCCAAAAACCCGCACGAGACCCATGCAGGCTCGGAACGGGCTCCGCTTAAAGGAGAGGCCGCAACCGGAGCCGGCGTAACGGCATTTGATAACCAGGCCGGGAGCATACACGACCACGCTGCGCATAACAATAAGCTCCACAGGATGGGGCTCTTTACGGCCCTCGCGATCGCCATCCATAACCTGCCCGAGGGCCTCGCGACATTCCTCGCGGCCATGCACGACCCCGGCCTCGGCATAGCAATAGCGGTCGCCGTGGCTCTCCACAATATCCCGGAGGGCATAAGCGTCTCCGTCCCCATCTATTACGCCACGGGGAAACGCGGCAAGGCATTCATCTACTCGCTCTTGAGCGGCCTTGCCGAGCCCGTAGGAGCGCTCATAGGTTACCTTCTCATCCTTTATTTTGTGGGCGTGAACGGCGACGGGAAGGTAATCCCGCCCGAGGTCATGGGCATGGCATTCGGCGGCATAGCCGGGGTAATGGTCTACATAAGCCTGGACGAGCTACTTCCCACGAGCCGAACTTATGGAAAAGGGCACGACAGCATCCTCGGCCTGGTCTTCGGGATGGGGGTCATGGCGTTGAGTCTTCTATTGATGAAGTAGGCGCATTGTTTTTTTTCGATTGGCCTGCAAGGAAAGGATTACAGACGCATGAAATCTGAATTTATTATCAGGAGCGAAACAGAAGCCGATGTCGACGCCATAGCCGCTGTGACAATTGCGGCATTCAAGACCCTGGAAATCAGCAATCATACGGAACAGTTTGTCATTGCGGCTCTACGCGCCGCCAAAGCCCTTACGGTATCGCTCGTAGCGGAAGCGCATGGCCGGGTGATTGGGCATATTGCCTTCTCTCCGGTCGGCATTTCGGACGGCACCCGGAACTGGTACGGCCTCGGCCCTGTCTCGGTGCTGCCGGCGTACCAGCGGCAGGGCATCGGCAAAGCCCTGATACGGGAAGGCTTATCACGGCTGAAAACCCTGAACGCTAAAGGATGCTGTCTCGTGGGGTATCCGGATTACTACAGGCAATTCGGGTTCAGGAACATACCGGGACTTGTGCATGAGGGAGTGCCTCAGGAATTCTTTCTCGCCCTCTCTTTTGTAGGGCATACTCCACAGGGCACAGTCACCTTCCATGAGGCATTCAAGGCGAGCGGCTGACAAGAGGTGAACGCGGCGCTTAAGGGCGATCGGGTTGGACAAAGGGTTTGCTATACCCTGAAATATCAAAAGGGGCTACGGGCTCTAACCCGTAACCCCTTGATTTTTATGGCGCCCCCGAGACGATTCGAACGTCCGACACACGGATTAGGAATCCGTTGCTCTATCCTGCTGAGCTACGGGGGCGTTGAGGTGGATTTCGATGTAATTTGCGGGTATTGCGTTGCCCCGCCGTGCGGAAGAGGCGGAACCTTTAGAGTTTCTCAAAAAAAGGGCCTTCTGTCAATTCAAAAAATCAGCCCAAAGGCCGGTCAAAGAATACAAATTAAAAAATACTCATTAATCACTTAAAAGGCTGGCATCTGCCCTGCCCCTTCCCTCCCCCATTGTTCTACTTGACTCGCCCCTCCCCCGGAAAAAGAATTTAATATAAAGCCGCTTCCAAGCGGAACGGGAGGTGTATTATGCCTAAGCCCGAGGTGCTTGAGAGAGGTAATATATATTTCATATACAGGCCGAAGGTCGAGGAAGAGGAGGTAAAGGGCCTTAAGGAGGTGCAGAGGTTCTACATGGTCCTGAGCCCTGAGGGGAAAAAGGTATACCGCCTCATCGTCGTCGGCAGGCAGGCATTGCCAGATGTCGAGGGCGGAGAGAGGAGCTGGGGCTTCGTGGACAAGGTCGGCAGAAAGGCCGAGGAGGTCGAAGACGAGCTCGAAGGAAAAGAATACAGGACAAAGACCAGGGGCGAAAGGGAGCTCCCAGCGGCCCGCCCCGCTGGCGAAGGGGTCTACGCGATAGCAAGGCACGGCGACCACACCCACCTGGCGTATTCGCTCGAACTCCCGGAAAGACCGGGCGAGGTGCAGGAGGCCTTCAGGATAGAAGACGAGGCGAGCTATATCATAACGATCAAGAACCCTGAAAAGCCCGCGCCGCCCGGCGCAGGACTCAAGGGCCGCAAGAAGGCCGACTTCCCCAAGAGGCTCATGCAAAAGTTCGACGGGAGGAGGTTTGCCGACGCCGACCCTCCCGACTTTCTCGACTACGAGGGCGCGGAGATGATATTAATCGGCGCTTCCGAAGACCCCATGAAGGAGCTCGGGCTTAAGCTTGAGGCCGAGGACGAGACCGAGTCCTCGGCGGACGTCTTCAGGGACTTGAGACTCGAACGCGAGAAGCACCCGATTGAGCCGCTACTTAAGGGAAGGTGGAAGTAGGCCCGCCTCTGACCCGCTTGAATGGACAAAATGCCCGTCTTTTTGATATATTCCGTTGTACGGAATTGAAAGGGACGGGTGCCGTGGATCTTTTAAAGCTCAAGGCCATAGGCCTTATAAAGGAATGGCTCCATAAGAAGGCCGCCGAGGTCAACCAGGCATCGGTCATGAAGACCGTATACCAGGAGGTTGACATAACAGCGGGCTACTTCCTCGTACTCACCATTGCGAACCTCATCGCCCTTACTGGCCTCATCACGAACAACACGGCCGTCATAATCGGCGCCATGCTCATTTCCCCCCTAATGGGGCCGATACTCAGCAGCGGCTTCGCTTTCATAACCGGCAACGAGGCCATCGGCAGGAAGGCCTTCTCGACTATCGTTAAGAGTGTTGCCGCTACAATCGCGGTAGCCGCTTTTGCCACCTGGCTTTCTCCCCTGAACGAGGTCACGCAGGAGATACTCGCGAGGACGCGGCCCAACCTCTACGACCTTGTAGTCGCCTTCCTTGCGGGCCTCGTCGGAGCAATAGCCATCTGCACTAAAAGGAACTACATAACCATAGTGCCGGGCGTAGCCATAGCGACCGCGGTAATCCCGCCCTTGAGCGTCGCCGGGTTCGGGCTCGGGAGCGCCAACTTCTCCATCGCGCTCGGCGGCTTTTTCCTCTTTTTCACGAACTTCGTGGCCATTATCATAAGCACCTGCATCGTCTTTTTCGTATACGGCTTCAGGCCCGGAGTGCTCGCCGAAATAGACGTCTACCAGCTCAAGAAGAGGATAGCCGCGCTCGGCGCGATACTCTTCGTGATCTCGATACCGCTCCTTTACACCCTTCACGTCTCGCTTTCGGAGATAAGGCTCAGGAGCGGCATAAGTGCGGCCCTCAAGCGCGCATTCGACACTGAAAAGGTATCATACCTCTCCACCTTCGATTACAGGGAACTGGATGACGCGCTCAGGGTAAGGGCCGCGATAAACACGACCAAATACCTGGAGGAGGGCCAGATAGCCGAGGCCGAGAAGTCCATTGAGGCGGCGCTCGGCAGGGATATAATACTGGATATCGAGCAGGTCCTCATGCAAGCCGGAGGGCTAAAGCCCGTGGTCCCGGCCTCCATTGCGGGGCTCACCCAGCCCAAGCCCGACCCGAAAAAGGAGATGGAGGCAGCCTCGCTCGCGCTGGGCAATGCCGTAAATTCGGCGGAAAGGATACTGAGCCCCTACAGGGTATCTGAGTTCTATCTCGGGCGGAAGCACGGCAGCGGGGCTTTACAGGTCTTCATGAAGGTCAGGCGCGATTCGCCCTTCACCCCGGATGAGGCGCTGTGGCTCGAAAAGCTGGTATCCGAGGCGCTCGGCGCGCCCGTGGCGCTGACGATCGAGACGCAACCCCTCCTCGACCCCATAACCCTCCCCGACGAGAAGTCGTTCGCATCGGACGGTTTAAATAGCGCGCTCAGGACCGTAAGCGAGATACTCTCGCGCCAACCCCGGCTCATGGTCAGGATAGAGGCCCGCCAGTCCTCGACGGACAGCTCCAAGACAAGAAAGAAGCTGGCACTCCAGAGGGCCGAGAAGGTCAAGGCCGTACTGGTCGAGAAACACGGGATACCCGCAGGCAATATCGTAATCACTGCCGCGCCAGGCAAATCGGCCGCGCCTCTGGTCAGCATAAAGGTCGTAAGCGGCGATTGACACCTGCCCCATAGACAATCAGGCTACCTTGTTCCTTGCCTCGCCTTTCTCAAACGCCGCGATATTCTCGATAGTGGTGTCGAGGATTCTCTGGACTGCCTCTTTGGTATTGAAGGCGCTGTGCGGGGTAATGAGGACGTTACGGAGGCGAAGGAGTATGTGCCCGGCGAGGAGTACGTCGAGCGGCTTTTTCTGGGCTATTGACCGGAGGAGCTCCGCCTCCTCCCTGATGGTAGGCTCCTCAGGCAGGACGTCCAGCCCGACGGCAGCCACCTTGCCGCTGGTGATGGCCCTTAAGAGGGCCTGTATGTCTATGAGTATGCCCCTTGCAGTATTTATTATGACCACGCCCTCCTTCATCATCGCGAACTCCCTGTCCGAAAGGAAATGATAGGTCTCCGGTATCGCCGGTATGTGGAGCGTTATGACATCGGATTTCCGAAGGGCCTCTTCGAGCGAGACGTACTTGAAACCGATCCTCCTGGCAAGGTCTTCCCTGGGATGGAGGTCGAAGGCAAGAACCTCCATGTGGAAGCCCTTGGCTATGTCTATCACGTACCTTCCTATGCTCCCGGTGCCGAGTACACCTATGGTCTTTCCCTTGAGATCGAACCCCCGGAGCCCCTGCTGTGAGAAGTCCCCCCTCCGCGTCCTCTCCACCGCGTCGACGAGGTTGTGGCTTATCGCAAGCAGAAGCCCAAAGACGTGCTCCGCGACCGTGTTGTCGCCATATGTGGGTACGTTCGATACGCTTATGCCTCTTTCAGCGCAATAGGCCGTGTCTATATGGTCGTATCCTGTCGAGCGCGTGGCTATGTGCCGGAGGTTCCTGAACCGGCTCAAGGTCTTCCTGTCGAGCTCGGACCAGATAAAAGTGGATATGACCTCGAAGTCGGTATACGGGCCCGCGTTCTCATCCGTAAGCGGCTCGTTCGTAAACCTTATGTCATGGCCCGAGTCCAGACGCTCGAAAGACGGCCTTTCCCATTCCTCGACCTCGAAGACGGCGAGCTTCATTTTAAGCCCTCCCGTTTTCCGGCATAGTTGATTCTTTTCCCGGGGAGCCGATATGTCAAGTGGGGCTATATGCAGGGTAATACGGGATTGAAACTGCCGGGGAAAACCGGACTGGCGGGTGTCAGAGCAATACGGTTAAATCAGTTCAGGCGGGCTTCTCTATCCCAAGCTCCTTTATCCTCCTCCAGAGCGTTGTCCTGCTCATCTTGAGCTTCCGGGCGCTCTCGTTGAACCTCCATCCGGTCTCGCCAAGTGCCTTTAGTATCACCTCGCGCTCGAGCGCCTTCATGGGCTCGTCGGTGCTCATGGCTTTTTCAACGAGCCCCCTTGCATGGAGGTCTTTCGGCAGGTGCTCGGGGTTTATGGTGTTGCCCTGGCATCTCACGAACGCGTGCTCGATTATGTGCTCGAGCTCGCGGATGTTCCCCGGATAGCCGTACTCCATCAATAATTCCATGGCGGCCGGGGATACGTGGCGGACTTCCATCCCCATCTCACGGTTGAATTTCCCGATGAAGTACTTTACGAGGAGAGGTATGTCGTCCTTCCGCTCCCGAAGGGCCGGGAGCCTCACGGGCACGACCTTCAGCCTGTAGAAGAGGTCCTCCCTGAACTCGCCTTTTTCAACGAGGGCCTTCAAATCCTTGTTGGTCGCTGTGACCACCCGCACGTCTACCTTGATGGTCTTGGTGCCACCCACCCTCTCGAATTCCCCTTCCTGAAGGACCCGAAGGAGCTTCACCTGCGTGTGCGGGGTTATGTCGCCGACCTCGTCGAGGAAGATGGTGCCGCCGTCCGCAAGCTCGAAACGGCCGGGCTTGTCGGCTATGGCGCCAGTGAAGGCCCCCTTAACATGGCCGAATAGCTCGCTTTCTAGAATCCCCTCTGAAAGGGCCGCGCAATTTACCTTCACGAAAGGCCCGGCGCACCTGGGGGAGTTGTGGTGGATGGCGTTCGCTATAAGCTCCTTCCCTGTGCCGGTCTCGCCTTCTATTAGGACCGTCGCCCTCGTCGGCGCGACCTCTTTCAAGAGCTCGAATACCTCGTGCATCCGGTAGTTCTTGCCGATTATGTTCTCGAAGGAGTATTTACCCTTTATTTCGTCCCGGAGCTCTTTAATAAGCGAGGTGTCCCTGAATATCTCGAGGCCGCCTATTATCTTCCCGTCCTCGTCCTTCAAGAGCGCCGTATTTATGCTTAGAGTGACTTTTCTATCGCCCCTTCCGAGCGTCACCTCGTAGTTGTAAAGGTGCTCGCCCGACTTTATGGTCCTGTTTATAACGCAGTCGAAGGCGCAGCTCGTGTGCCCTATCATGCCGCTGCATTTGCCGCCCCTTGAGAAATCCTTAAGCCCGACCTTCCCGAATATCTCCCTAGCGGCCCTGTTTATGAAGAGTATCTCGTGGTTGAGTCCTATGACGACCACGCCGTCGGCGATGCTATTAAGGATGGCATCGCTATTGAGCTCTATGTACTTGTGGACGGCATCATTATTGCCGGCAAGCCTTAATTTTTCGCTCTCCATTCCTTTTCTCCTGAATGGATTATACGATTTCAGTGCAGAGGGTTCAATTGATTTGTTTCAATAAGGAAACGTCGTAAAGATTTGAAACAGAAAGAAAAAATCCCTGCCAGGCTTACCGGTATTGCCTGGCAGGGTTGGAAGGATTTGGCGGGAAATGTGCGGAATTTGAAGGGATATCCCGGTTCGGTATACTCTTTTTTAGCGGACTATTTGGCGCGTTACCTGAGCGCTATTGTCATTGCTATTCCCATCAATATCGTGAAGCCAATAATATCGGCTATGTATGCTTTCTTCATTTCGCCCTCCTTTCAGGACCCGAGGCAAAAACTCCGCCTGAAAACCGTTAAAAAAGCCCCCTGCCTACACGCTCAAATGAGAGTAGCGTGATCGCGATAAGCCCGAGGGCAAAGGCTAAATAATCAAGGGCGAGGTATCCGGTTCTCATCTAATGCTCCTTTTCAGGGAGTTCGTTACGTTGAGTTTATTATACAAAATCCGTGCCAAATCGCTGTGCCACAGATAACACTGCGGAATTATTGCTTTTTTTTAATGACCGAAAAAAGACACTAAATGCTTAACGTGTTTCATAAATGGCACCTCAGCAAACGTGGCAATATTTTAAATAATAAAATCAACCACTTAAGAATACGTTCCACTATGAAACATATTTTAATTTTGAAACATCAAATGCTTCTACCGGAATAAAATACCCCTTGGCAGGTATTTTTGACAAATAATATGTCAGTAGTGGACTGGACCGAACTGGTTTCTGGAGAAATGATTGAGAGCAGAGGAAACCGCTTACACTGGCATGGGCAAAAAAAACGGGGCGGCAATCATATGCCGCCCCGATGGATAGTTCGGATATTTTAGAGGCCTATACGTTCGCCTCGTCCTTTTTTGCAGCCTCGATAAGCTCAGAGACGAACATATTCACATCGGTCGAGTGCATTGCGCAGGCCATCGAAATGGGCTCGCCACCGAAAGCCGGGCAGGTAAAGCAGCCAGTGCCGAAGTGTTTCGAGAAGACCTCTTTGGTCGAAGGCCATCTCGTTGTGACCTCTCCTGTGGTCATATGGCCGGTTATCTCTGGCATGTAGTCCTCCTTATTATATTAATCTTCGAGATTATGTTATTTGATTTTCTTTGGTAATTATATGATTTCCGTCATGAAAAGACAAGCGCTACCGGGGGACGACCTTAAGAGCCCCCATCTCCTCATCCCATTCAGCCACGCTCCCCATCTCACCGCAGAGATTCTTCATCTTCGCCGCTATAAGCTCTGCCCTTGGCGAAGCTGCCATATGCGCGCTGAACTCGTCAATGACAGTGGGCCGGAGTTCAATAGACCTGACCCTCCCGTCAAAATCAGTCGTGAATATGAAAGATTCGTCATTCCGTTCGGCCTCGTCCACGGCGTAGTCGTCTATGAAGTTCCCCGAGCTGTAGATGAGCGCGCCGCCGTGATGGAACTCGATGCCCTGGAAGACATGGCAGGAATGGCCGAATACCAGATGGGCGCCGATCTCAAGGAGCTTCCTGCCGAAAGGCCTGTGGTTCGGGCGCGGCCTGTAGCCCCAGTTCGGCCCCCAGTGGGCCGAGACGACGAGGAAGTCGGCCTTCTTCCTAGCGTCCCTGACCCTTTCGAAGAGCGCCTCTGCCCGGCTGTCGTCAACATCCACCGGGACGTAATATACACCGGGGCTCTCGGGCCCTGCTTCCCATTCGGGCTCGTTGTCGGTGAACGCCATGAGCGCGCACCATTTTCCATTTACCTCGAAAAACGCGGGTGAAGCGGCCTCTTCCAGATTTCTTCCCGCGCCTGCGCGCTTTATGCCTGCCGCATCCAGCGCATCGAGCATGTCAACGAGCGCTCCGAAACCGTAGTCCAGCGAATGGTTGTTGGCTATGGAGACCGCGTCTATCCCGGCGGCCCGCAAAACGCTTATATTTTTTGAATCGGTCCTGAAATGGAAGGCTTTGTGGGTGATCGACCAGGGCTCGCCCCTGTCCGATATCACGCATTCGAGGTTAATTATGCGGGCGTCCGAGCCCTTGAAGACCGGGAGCGTGTCGCCCCATGGGTATTCCGGCCTTCTCCTTCCGAGCTCCCGGTTAACGAGTCGCCCGAGCATCACATCGCCCACGAAAAGGACCTTCATGGCGTCCCTCCGCGACCGCATTTCAGCTCAAGCGGTCTCTTAGAGTTTCATCCGCAGGGACGAGGATGTCAAGGAGCCATCAGGCCTCCGCAGCGCTCTTTTTCCACGGGAGCCTTACGGTCTTGAGGAATGCCGGGATTTTCAAGTCGTCGAAGACGGAGTAGGCGACCGGCACGACGACGAGCGTAACTACAAGCGAGAGCATCTGCCCGCCGACTATGACCACCGCCATCGAGGCCCTGGCAGCGGAGCCGTCGCCCTTGCCGAGGGTGACAGGCAGCATGGCGGCCACTATCGAGAGTGTGGTCATGAGGATGGGACGGAGCCTTACCTTGTTGGCCTGCATCTGAGCCTCGAACTTGCCCATGCCGCGCGCCCGGAGGGTATTTGTATAATCGACCTGCAGAATGCCGTTCTTCTTGACAACGCCTATGAGGATGAACATGCCCATGACGCTATAGATGTTTATGGTGTTGCCGGAGATTATGAGGCTCAGAATGCCGAAGGGTATGGCGAGGAATATCGACGACATTATGCTCACCGGGTGCGTAAAGCTCTCGAACTGGGCCGCGAGCACCATGTAGATAAAAATAATGCTCAGGACGAAGGCTATCATGAAGTTCTTGAAGGCCTCTGCCATGAGCTTACCCATGCCGAGGAAGGTGGTCGCGTACTCCGGGGACATATTCATCTCCCTCACTACGCGGTTGGAGTCGTCGACCGCCTCGCCGAGCGGCTTGCCGTGGAGGTTGGATACGATCGTTATCTGCCTTCCCAGGGCGTAACGGTCTATCTGTCCGGGACTTGAGCCGGGCCTCAGTTCGGCGATGTTGTCGAGGTTCACCAGCATGCCCCCCGAGCCGGGGACGGTAAGGGAGTAAATAGAGCCAGCGTCCTTTCTCTTGTCCCCGGCTATCCGGAGCCTCACGTTATACTGCTCGTCCTTCTCCCTGAAAAGCGAGACCTTCTCGCCGCCGACCATGGTCCGGAGGCTCGTAGCCACGGCCTCGACGCTCACGCCCAGGTCCGAGGCCTTCTGCCTGTCTATGTGCACCTGCAGTTCCGGGTGCTTGAGCGCCTGCCCTGTGTCCGTGTCCACAAAGCCCGGTATGGCCTTCAAGCGGCTTATTATCTCCCCCGAGTATTCGTCGAGCTTATCGAGCTCCGGGCCCCTGAGGACCATATTGAAGGGCGTTGCCCTGAAACCGCCGCCTGAGACGAGGTTTATGTTCTGGACGCTCACCCTGAGTCCCTCCATGTCGCCAAGCGAGCGCCTTGCCTCCTGCATTAGCTCCTTCTGGTTCCGCTCCCTCTCATCAAGGGGCTTAAGGCCGACATAGATGGAAGAGTCGGTTACGTTCGTCCGGTACTGCCCGCGGACTCCGATGGTGGTGAACGTATGCTCGACCTCGGGTATCGACCGTATCCTCTCCTCGACCCCGGCGAGTATCTCGGAGCTCCTGTCAAGCGACGAGCCGGGCGGTGTCTCGACTATGACCTCGAATTCGCTCATGTCGTCCTCTGCGAGAAACTCGAAATTGGAAA
It encodes:
- a CDS encoding DEAD/DEAH box helicase, translating into MSFDLLGLRAELLKAVEGEGYTDPTPIQAKTIPVILEGRDVMAGAQTGTGKTAAFTLPMLELLSRTRREERGRAPRALVLTPTRELAAQVGESVRTYGKNLRLRAAVIYGGVGINPQIDELRRGVDILVATPGRLLDHAGQRTVNLSEVEILVLDEADRMLDMGFIHDIRRVLKLLPGRRQNLLFSATYNDEIKRLADGLLHEPAVLEAARRNTPAEAVSQVVHPVKQTRKRELLSHLVKSGGWRQALVFTRTKHGANRLAEQLLKDGINSTAIHGNKSQSARTRALSEFKNGSVRVLVATDIAARGLDIESLPHVVNYDLPNIPEDYIHRIGRTGRAGAGGTALSLVSADEKEYLTNIQRLLGRKIPVEEVPGFQQDASEPSAPRAAAHQRSAGNSRFNSPGGFRRPSRRG
- the zupT gene encoding zinc transporter ZupT — encoded protein: MSGVWLALGLTLFAGMATGIGSAIAFFAKRTNYRFLSVSTGFSAGVMLYVSFVEILLKGGNALTEAYGDYWGHWANAGSFFGGILFIGAIDNLIPAAKNPHETHAGSERAPLKGEAATGAGVTAFDNQAGSIHDHAAHNNKLHRMGLFTALAIAIHNLPEGLATFLAAMHDPGLGIAIAVAVALHNIPEGISVSVPIYYATGKRGKAFIYSLLSGLAEPVGALIGYLLILYFVGVNGDGKVIPPEVMGMAFGGIAGVMVYISLDELLPTSRTYGKGHDSILGLVFGMGVMALSLLLMK
- a CDS encoding N-acetyltransferase, with the translated sequence MKSEFIIRSETEADVDAIAAVTIAAFKTLEISNHTEQFVIAALRAAKALTVSLVAEAHGRVIGHIAFSPVGISDGTRNWYGLGPVSVLPAYQRQGIGKALIREGLSRLKTLNAKGCCLVGYPDYYRQFGFRNIPGLVHEGVPQEFFLALSFVGHTPQGTVTFHEAFKASG
- a CDS encoding DUF389 domain-containing protein, with translation MDLLKLKAIGLIKEWLHKKAAEVNQASVMKTVYQEVDITAGYFLVLTIANLIALTGLITNNTAVIIGAMLISPLMGPILSSGFAFITGNEAIGRKAFSTIVKSVAATIAVAAFATWLSPLNEVTQEILARTRPNLYDLVVAFLAGLVGAIAICTKRNYITIVPGVAIATAVIPPLSVAGFGLGSANFSIALGGFFLFFTNFVAIIISTCIVFFVYGFRPGVLAEIDVYQLKKRIAALGAILFVISIPLLYTLHVSLSEIRLRSGISAALKRAFDTEKVSYLSTFDYRELDDALRVRAAINTTKYLEEGQIAEAEKSIEAALGRDIILDIEQVLMQAGGLKPVVPASIAGLTQPKPDPKKEMEAASLALGNAVNSAERILSPYRVSEFYLGRKHGSGALQVFMKVRRDSPFTPDEALWLEKLVSEALGAPVALTIETQPLLDPITLPDEKSFASDGLNSALRTVSEILSRQPRLMVRIEARQSSTDSSKTRKKLALQRAEKVKAVLVEKHGIPAGNIVITAAPGKSAAPLVSIKVVSGD
- a CDS encoding hydroxyacid dehydrogenase, yielding MKLAVFEVEEWERPSFERLDSGHDIRFTNEPLTDENAGPYTDFEVISTFIWSELDRKTLSRFRNLRHIATRSTGYDHIDTAYCAERGISVSNVPTYGDNTVAEHVFGLLLAISHNLVDAVERTRRGDFSQQGLRGFDLKGKTIGVLGTGSIGRYVIDIAKGFHMEVLAFDLHPREDLARRIGFKYVSLEEALRKSDVITLHIPAIPETYHFLSDREFAMMKEGVVIINTARGILIDIQALLRAITSGKVAAVGLDVLPEEPTIREEAELLRSIAQKKPLDVLLAGHILLRLRNVLITPHSAFNTKEAVQRILDTTIENIAAFEKGEARNKVA